The following proteins are encoded in a genomic region of Oceanisphaera profunda:
- a CDS encoding DMT family transporter — protein sequence MKNQKKAYLYGLGAVACWSTVATAFKLSLGYFSPAQLLLVATVTSSLLLLGILAWQGKLPLLAKSLKAHPGYYLLLGLINPTLYYLVLFQAYDRLPAQQAQTLNYTWAITLTLLAVPFLGQTIRKQDWIAIVLGYLGAMVIATKGNLLSLDFEDPLGVALALFSTLLWAGYWILNTRHQGDALVSLTLSFLLALPLVVAATALWSDFQLIAWQGWLGAIYVGVFEMGIAFVLWLLALRHAEHTARISNLIFISPFASLLLLRFLVGEQIYPATLVGLVMIVTALLIQQVKTKP from the coding sequence ATGAAAAATCAAAAAAAAGCCTACCTTTACGGCCTAGGTGCCGTCGCCTGTTGGTCTACCGTTGCCACCGCCTTTAAGCTCTCGCTGGGCTACTTTTCGCCGGCACAGTTACTGCTGGTGGCCACTGTCACCTCGTCGCTGTTATTGCTCGGCATCTTAGCTTGGCAAGGCAAACTGCCCTTGTTGGCCAAAAGCTTAAAAGCCCATCCGGGCTATTATCTGTTGCTGGGGCTGATTAACCCTACCCTCTATTACTTGGTATTGTTTCAGGCCTACGATCGGCTGCCGGCACAACAAGCACAAACGCTGAATTACACTTGGGCGATTACCCTCACCCTGCTGGCGGTGCCCTTCTTAGGGCAAACCATCCGCAAGCAAGACTGGATAGCCATAGTGCTGGGCTATTTAGGGGCCATGGTGATTGCCACTAAAGGCAACTTACTCAGTCTTGATTTTGAAGATCCACTGGGGGTGGCGTTGGCGTTATTTTCTACGCTACTGTGGGCGGGATATTGGATTTTAAATACCCGCCATCAAGGCGATGCCTTGGTCAGCCTCACTTTGAGCTTCTTATTAGCCCTGCCGTTAGTGGTGGCCGCCACCGCGCTATGGTCGGATTTTCAGTTAATCGCCTGGCAAGGTTGGCTGGGTGCGATTTATGTGGGCGTGTTCGAGATGGGCATCGCCTTTGTGCTCTGGCTGCTGGCGCTGCGCCATGCCGAGCACACGGCGCGAATTTCTAACTTAATTTTTATCTCGCCGTTCGCCTCATTATTGCTGTTACGTTTTTTGGTGGGCGAACAGATTTACCCCGCCACCCTAGTCGGTTTAGTAATGATAGTGACCGCGCTGCTTATCCAGCAGGTCAAAACTAAACCATGA